One genomic segment of Rubripirellula tenax includes these proteins:
- a CDS encoding DUF1592 domain-containing protein, whose amino-acid sequence MNLKTAFTFAVCFSFACSDGTAAEHQAMMPASARDLFKKYCYECHDSSSMEGNVDLETLPLVISRDIPTADLWSKVLNAINSGEMPPEDVDPISDLEKSTFLESLSNEMVVARRVLSDSGGEITLRRLNRREYANTIESLLGVRPDVTNLPDDQATSGFDTQGASLFFSSDQLEQYLAAANSALELALNPRKKVETKVIRVQPEEQYTPHYAAAAAKLQDKLDRAAAWKSQTEKPASEFGFLDEYEAKKSSINSAKWLRQLKWYLDQPETKMGAALILTIKDGGYTKVKLPNLNEDADGKYIVRLRAAVYPDADERFQYVEFSSGFGSARKYLGWRKVTGTLDEPQIIEFPIDHQVGEKKQIWIHQRSHQDRGDKNLWTIDLDKNGMGTPPGVWIDWAELEGPLADDVETDFASKIMPPKPSDWSEEQYAKAVITRFARMAFRGDEPDTTYLNQLLSLYTANRASEMSVKDSLIDPLSIILASPRFVYLMEANGQSQLSDRELATRLSFFLWSAPPDAELHQLARDGRLSDPAVLQQQTTRLLADPRADRFVKGFVHQWLQMERLGMFQYDGVQFPTFDNAVRENARDEIYQTVHHMIDAKLPLGTLLKSEYVVINDVLAGYYGIDGVDGHQFRAVPVPKDSIRGGLLGTAAVLAMGSDGQRSSAVERGAWVLRHLLNDPPPPAPPNVPQLSRLAGQVLSARELGTAHQEQPQCANCHKKIDSIGFGLENFDASGSWREMELVSTGARKAKSKAFPIDPRGVMPNGTSFENYHELRDAVAKETDAFARGFAESLISYGLGRPYGFTDQDLADEMIEKSRPSQYEISELIHSLVQSRAFQSK is encoded by the coding sequence ATGAATCTCAAAACAGCATTCACATTCGCCGTCTGTTTCTCGTTTGCGTGCAGCGATGGTACGGCTGCGGAACATCAAGCGATGATGCCAGCAAGTGCTCGCGACCTGTTCAAAAAATACTGCTACGAGTGTCACGACTCCTCGTCGATGGAAGGCAACGTCGATTTGGAAACGTTGCCGCTTGTGATCAGTCGCGACATCCCGACGGCCGATCTTTGGTCCAAGGTCCTCAACGCGATCAATTCCGGCGAAATGCCACCGGAGGATGTTGATCCGATTTCGGATCTCGAGAAGTCGACGTTCCTTGAATCTTTGTCGAACGAAATGGTCGTCGCCCGTCGCGTGTTAAGCGATTCGGGCGGCGAGATCACGTTGCGTCGGTTGAATCGCCGCGAGTATGCCAATACGATCGAGTCACTATTGGGTGTCCGGCCGGATGTGACCAATCTGCCCGATGACCAAGCAACATCGGGTTTCGATACGCAAGGAGCGTCGTTGTTTTTCTCCAGCGATCAACTGGAACAGTACTTGGCCGCAGCGAATTCGGCACTCGAACTGGCTTTGAATCCACGCAAGAAAGTGGAAACGAAAGTCATTCGTGTTCAACCCGAGGAACAATACACGCCTCACTACGCTGCGGCGGCCGCAAAGTTGCAAGACAAGCTTGACCGTGCTGCTGCTTGGAAGTCACAAACGGAAAAGCCGGCTTCGGAGTTCGGATTCCTTGACGAGTACGAAGCTAAGAAAAGCAGTATCAATAGTGCCAAATGGCTGCGGCAACTGAAGTGGTATCTGGACCAGCCCGAGACCAAGATGGGTGCTGCGTTGATTCTGACGATCAAAGACGGCGGCTACACGAAGGTAAAGTTACCAAATCTAAACGAAGATGCGGACGGCAAGTACATCGTTCGCTTGCGAGCCGCAGTCTATCCCGATGCCGACGAACGTTTTCAGTACGTCGAGTTTTCGTCTGGATTTGGAAGCGCACGTAAATACTTGGGATGGCGGAAGGTCACCGGAACTTTAGACGAACCGCAAATCATTGAGTTCCCGATCGACCATCAAGTCGGCGAGAAGAAACAGATTTGGATTCACCAGCGGTCGCACCAAGACCGTGGTGATAAAAATCTTTGGACGATCGACCTGGACAAGAACGGGATGGGCACGCCGCCGGGTGTTTGGATCGATTGGGCCGAACTGGAAGGTCCGCTTGCGGATGATGTCGAAACCGATTTTGCATCCAAAATCATGCCCCCAAAACCGAGTGATTGGTCCGAAGAGCAATACGCGAAGGCGGTGATCACTCGGTTTGCGAGGATGGCTTTTCGAGGCGACGAACCCGACACAACGTATCTGAATCAATTGCTGTCGCTGTACACGGCCAACCGCGCTAGCGAGATGAGCGTGAAGGATTCGCTGATCGATCCGCTCTCGATCATCCTGGCTTCACCGCGATTCGTTTATCTGATGGAGGCGAATGGCCAGTCCCAACTGAGCGATCGCGAACTCGCAACACGGTTGTCGTTCTTTCTGTGGAGTGCGCCGCCGGATGCGGAACTGCATCAACTTGCCCGCGACGGCAGGCTTTCCGATCCTGCCGTTTTGCAGCAACAGACCACGCGTCTTTTGGCGGACCCACGTGCCGATCGTTTCGTGAAGGGCTTCGTTCACCAGTGGTTGCAGATGGAACGACTCGGGATGTTCCAGTACGACGGCGTTCAGTTCCCCACCTTTGACAATGCCGTCCGAGAGAACGCACGCGACGAGATTTATCAGACAGTTCATCACATGATCGATGCGAAGTTGCCGCTGGGAACGTTGCTGAAGTCGGAATACGTGGTGATCAATGACGTTCTTGCCGGGTACTACGGCATCGACGGTGTTGACGGTCATCAGTTTCGAGCGGTGCCTGTACCGAAGGACTCGATACGCGGTGGGTTGTTAGGTACGGCCGCCGTGCTTGCGATGGGTTCGGACGGGCAACGTTCGTCGGCCGTCGAGCGGGGCGCCTGGGTGCTGCGTCACCTTTTGAATGATCCGCCACCGCCGGCACCGCCTAACGTTCCTCAACTCAGTCGATTGGCGGGACAGGTACTTTCGGCACGCGAGTTGGGTACGGCTCACCAAGAGCAACCGCAGTGCGCAAACTGTCACAAGAAGATCGACTCGATCGGATTCGGTCTCGAAAACTTTGATGCATCGGGAAGCTGGCGCGAGATGGAGTTGGTCAGCACGGGAGCACGGAAGGCTAAATCCAAGGCGTTCCCGATCGACCCTCGTGGCGTGATGCCCAATGGTACGTCGTTCGAAAACTATCACGAACTTCGCGACGCCGTCGCGAAAGAAACGGATGCCTTCGCTCGCGGATTCGCCGAATCATTGATCAGCTACGGTCTCGGCCGACCTTACGGATTCACCGATCAAGATCTCGCCGATGAAATGATAGAAAAATCACGGCCGAGTCAGTACGAGATCAGCGAATTGATTCACTCGCTCGTTCAATCAAGAGCGTTTCAAAGCAAGTAA
- a CDS encoding efflux RND transporter permease subunit produces MKSITDLFIRHPVLAIVVNTILVLVGLRSAMSLPIQQYPKLESTSITVSTVYFGASAETVRGFLTTPIERAVSSIAGIDYVESSSIAGISTVTIRLNLNHDSTKALAEVNARLQQVRSELPSEAEPPTIELVRADRPYASFYLSFTSDRFDLPQLTDYLARNVQPRLSILPGVQKVGIEAGQTPAMRVWISPTRLTELNLTPGDVYSALQRNNFLAAIGQVKSDSVQIDLLTNTDLRSIDEFNDLIVRQTPSTDESPGNIVRLSDVARVELGSEEALTTAMFGGKEAIYISVWPLPGTNEIEVATRLRAAMDGLQPELPPHIDMQLAYDGTKFMRRSLEEISKTLGETIMIVGLVVFLFMGSLRTALVPLVAMPVSLVGATLVMVLLGFSLNLLTLLAIVLAVGLVVDDAIVVVENVQRHIQEGHGRIQAAIIGARELVGPVIAMTITLATVYAPIGFQGGLTGMLFREFAFTLAAAVVVSGIVAITLSPIMSAYLIPEGGREGWMTRRVNGLFGVVRDAYGRMLGVALNLRFSIAIATVLAGMTAVPLYMFSAKELAPVEDEGAIAVVLSASPDSTLKSSSNWSSQLATGFQNIPETEYMWSLVTAGGGFGGVITSDWDQRDRNTQAILPDVYMTAAMNPGLEAFPVLVPPLPGAGNYDVELLMKSDLPVEQQRQLADEIVRRAREANMFMFADCDLKIDLPQARVIVDRERLADLGLDQAAVGRELGILLGGGYVNRFNFFNRSYRVIPQLESADRQSVGSLMDLRVRAPSGDLIPVSAFASIEPETAPRTLSRFQQQSAVRIFAAVFPGVTKATGLAKIEEIARDVAGSSVSLDYAGESRQIRNEGSKLATTLGFALVLIYLVLAAQFQSFRDPLIVLLGSVPLAMTAVLTLTCLDFTTINIYSQVGLITLVGLVAKNGILIVEFANSLREQGHSKRVAIAEASKIRLRPVLMTSAATVLGHLPLVFVIGAGAAARNSIGMVLVVGMATGTLFTLFVVPALYLILASDHQHVDDEDEEDLVLTQRPSSREVTEQLAGV; encoded by the coding sequence ATGAAATCGATCACCGATCTATTCATTCGTCATCCGGTACTCGCGATCGTCGTCAACACAATTTTAGTGTTGGTCGGACTGCGTTCGGCGATGTCGCTTCCGATCCAACAGTACCCCAAACTGGAGAGTACCTCGATCACCGTTTCGACGGTGTACTTTGGCGCCAGCGCCGAAACCGTGCGCGGCTTTTTGACGACGCCGATCGAGCGGGCGGTGTCGTCGATCGCGGGGATCGACTACGTCGAATCCAGCAGCATCGCCGGCATCAGCACGGTGACGATTCGGCTGAACTTGAATCATGATTCCACGAAAGCACTCGCCGAAGTCAACGCCCGCCTGCAACAGGTGCGAAGCGAACTTCCGTCCGAAGCCGAACCACCGACCATCGAATTGGTCCGCGCTGACCGGCCCTACGCATCGTTCTACTTGAGCTTCACATCGGATCGGTTTGACCTGCCTCAATTGACCGACTATCTGGCCAGAAATGTTCAGCCTCGATTGTCGATCTTACCGGGTGTCCAAAAGGTCGGCATCGAAGCGGGGCAGACGCCGGCCATGCGAGTCTGGATTTCGCCAACCCGTTTGACGGAACTGAATCTGACCCCGGGCGACGTGTATTCGGCACTGCAGCGGAATAACTTTCTGGCGGCGATCGGCCAAGTCAAAAGCGACAGCGTTCAAATCGACTTGCTGACCAACACAGACCTACGTTCGATCGATGAGTTCAATGACTTGATCGTTCGTCAAACGCCGTCGACGGACGAGTCACCAGGCAACATCGTAAGGCTGTCCGACGTAGCCCGAGTCGAACTGGGTAGCGAAGAGGCCCTGACCACGGCGATGTTCGGTGGCAAGGAAGCGATCTACATCAGCGTCTGGCCATTGCCGGGTACGAACGAGATCGAAGTCGCGACAAGGTTGCGCGCCGCGATGGATGGCTTGCAACCCGAACTGCCCCCACACATCGACATGCAGCTTGCGTATGACGGCACCAAGTTCATGCGAAGATCTTTAGAAGAGATTTCGAAGACTCTCGGCGAAACGATCATGATCGTCGGCTTGGTGGTCTTCCTTTTTATGGGATCGCTGCGGACGGCGCTGGTGCCTTTGGTTGCGATGCCGGTTTCGTTGGTCGGCGCCACGTTGGTGATGGTGCTATTGGGTTTTTCACTGAATCTATTGACGTTGCTTGCCATTGTGCTTGCGGTCGGATTGGTCGTTGATGATGCGATCGTGGTCGTCGAAAACGTCCAACGACATATCCAAGAGGGCCACGGTCGGATTCAGGCGGCAATCATCGGCGCGAGAGAATTGGTCGGTCCCGTGATCGCGATGACCATCACACTGGCCACCGTTTACGCGCCGATCGGATTCCAAGGCGGATTGACCGGCATGTTGTTTCGCGAGTTCGCGTTCACACTTGCCGCCGCCGTGGTCGTATCGGGAATCGTTGCCATCACGCTGTCCCCGATCATGAGTGCGTATTTGATTCCCGAGGGTGGCCGTGAAGGATGGATGACGCGGCGTGTGAACGGATTGTTTGGGGTCGTGCGCGATGCGTACGGGCGAATGCTTGGGGTGGCACTGAACCTGCGATTTTCTATCGCGATCGCGACGGTGTTGGCGGGAATGACAGCCGTTCCGCTCTACATGTTTTCGGCAAAAGAACTTGCCCCCGTGGAAGATGAGGGCGCGATCGCGGTCGTCTTGTCGGCGTCACCCGATTCGACACTCAAGTCATCATCGAATTGGTCGAGCCAGCTTGCCACCGGCTTCCAGAATATTCCCGAGACCGAATACATGTGGTCCCTCGTGACGGCCGGTGGCGGTTTCGGTGGCGTGATCACGTCGGACTGGGACCAGCGCGATCGCAACACCCAAGCTATCCTGCCCGACGTCTACATGACGGCGGCGATGAATCCCGGCCTCGAAGCGTTTCCTGTGTTGGTACCGCCGTTGCCCGGCGCCGGCAACTATGACGTCGAGCTATTGATGAAGAGCGATTTGCCCGTCGAACAGCAACGGCAACTCGCCGACGAAATTGTGCGTCGGGCTCGTGAAGCCAACATGTTCATGTTCGCCGACTGTGATCTGAAAATCGATTTGCCCCAGGCGCGAGTCATCGTCGATCGCGAGCGACTGGCCGATCTGGGGCTCGACCAGGCCGCCGTGGGGCGCGAGTTGGGGATTCTGCTTGGTGGCGGTTACGTCAATCGATTTAACTTTTTCAATCGATCGTATCGAGTGATTCCGCAACTCGAATCCGCTGACCGCCAATCCGTCGGTTCGTTGATGGACCTGCGAGTCCGGGCACCAAGCGGCGATTTGATTCCCGTTTCGGCGTTCGCATCGATCGAACCCGAAACGGCACCTCGCACGTTGTCGCGTTTTCAACAGCAGAGCGCCGTACGCATTTTTGCCGCCGTGTTCCCTGGAGTCACCAAGGCAACGGGGCTGGCTAAGATCGAAGAAATCGCGCGCGACGTCGCCGGTTCATCGGTCAGTTTGGACTACGCCGGCGAGTCGCGTCAGATCCGCAACGAAGGGTCGAAGCTTGCGACCACGCTTGGGTTTGCGTTGGTATTGATCTACTTGGTTTTGGCGGCACAGTTTCAATCGTTCCGCGATCCGTTGATCGTCTTGCTCGGTTCGGTTCCCTTGGCCATGACCGCGGTTTTGACGTTGACATGTTTGGACTTCACCACGATCAACATTTACTCGCAAGTCGGGTTGATCACGTTGGTGGGATTGGTGGCCAAAAACGGAATCCTGATTGTCGAGTTTGCGAATTCGCTTCGTGAACAGGGGCACTCCAAGCGAGTTGCCATTGCCGAGGCATCCAAGATTCGATTGCGTCCGGTCTTGATGACTTCGGCGGCGACGGTTCTAGGTCACCTTCCGTTGGTGTTCGTGATCGGCGCCGGAGCGGCGGCCCGGAACAGCATCGGGATGGTGCTGGTCGTCGGAATGGCGACGGGAACGCTGTTCACACTATTCGTCGTGCCCGCGTTGTACTTGATCTTGGCCAGCGATCACCAGCACGTCGACGACGAAGATGAGGAGGACTTGGTGCTGACCCAACGCCCGTCATCGCGGGAAGTCACCGAGCAATTGGCGGGTGTGTAA
- a CDS encoding efflux RND transporter periplasmic adaptor subunit, with protein sequence MNQTLPTSTWASRLRTFLGSILLLVVVIAVIAAIAWTKARQVETAMSAPPPPEMPVAVRLFDPKPVQFRQDTVVVGTVLADKSVRLRNELTGVVTEVAIKPGQTVRAGDVLIRLDDRTERAELKAAGAALKLARSEMERAQRLSLANANSAQEVDATIAETTRAEAETERLKSLIDRKMIVARFDARVGLFDLNIGQYLVEGSEITTLEGIADFLNVDFAMPAHVADAISVGDQVAMQIDESSPVMQAIITAIDSRADPVSRSTKARAKLVSPPPSLLPGDSVRVTIQYGPLREALSVPATAVRRGPTGTMVYVAEMTPAKEPAGEPSMRAAARFVEIAGGGGTMNRVISGLTIGERVVADGSFKVIPGALLLPTSEQPMETSP encoded by the coding sequence ATGAACCAAACTCTGCCCACAAGCACTTGGGCAAGCCGTCTGCGAACCTTCCTCGGGTCGATCCTGTTGTTGGTTGTTGTCATTGCAGTCATCGCAGCGATCGCTTGGACCAAAGCTCGACAAGTCGAAACAGCGATGTCGGCGCCTCCACCGCCCGAGATGCCGGTCGCTGTACGTTTGTTCGACCCCAAACCGGTCCAATTTCGTCAGGACACTGTCGTGGTCGGAACAGTGCTGGCCGACAAGTCGGTCAGGCTGCGGAATGAGTTGACCGGTGTTGTCACAGAAGTCGCCATCAAGCCGGGGCAAACGGTTCGCGCCGGTGATGTTCTGATTCGATTGGACGATCGCACCGAACGCGCCGAACTGAAGGCTGCCGGAGCGGCGCTCAAGCTGGCTCGGTCGGAAATGGAACGGGCCCAGCGTCTTAGTTTGGCGAATGCGAATAGTGCTCAGGAAGTCGACGCGACCATCGCTGAAACCACGCGTGCGGAGGCCGAGACCGAGCGACTGAAGTCGTTGATTGATCGAAAAATGATCGTGGCCCGCTTCGATGCCCGCGTCGGATTATTCGATCTCAATATTGGGCAATACCTGGTCGAAGGAAGCGAAATCACAACGTTGGAAGGAATCGCAGACTTCTTGAATGTCGACTTCGCGATGCCAGCACACGTTGCGGATGCGATCAGCGTGGGTGACCAAGTTGCGATGCAGATCGACGAATCGTCGCCGGTCATGCAGGCTATCATCACCGCGATCGATTCACGGGCGGATCCTGTATCACGATCCACCAAAGCGAGAGCCAAGTTGGTTTCGCCACCGCCTTCGCTGCTGCCGGGTGATTCCGTTCGCGTGACGATTCAGTACGGCCCGCTGCGCGAGGCGTTGTCGGTTCCTGCAACGGCCGTTCGCCGCGGTCCCACCGGAACGATGGTGTACGTTGCCGAAATGACACCCGCGAAAGAACCCGCGGGTGAACCCTCAATGCGAGCCGCGGCACGATTCGTCGAAATCGCTGGTGGCGGCGGGACGATGAACCGCGTGATCAGCGGATTGACGATCGGCGAGCGCGTCGTCGCCGACGGTTCATTTAAAGTCATCCCCGGCGCGTTGTTGCTCCCAACATCAGAGCAACCGATGGAGACATCGCCATGA
- a CDS encoding TetR/AcrR family transcriptional regulator: protein MSDAHAKTTIDQILFAVMELIRDGGLPAATLSAVCKRAGISKGGLMHHYPSKEALVDAFIARSADQCLAETHSHLATIPRGEGRRTKAYVNFTLREPMMCDPTGSREVSAVMIALMQGRLTHHAMGYYQRIADELRGDGVSKSLRELIVTSIDGLWMQSAFLPQDVVAKRANQVRLQLLRMIQAETKPMDQ from the coding sequence ATGTCTGACGCTCATGCAAAAACGACGATCGACCAAATCTTATTTGCCGTGATGGAATTGATTCGCGACGGCGGATTGCCAGCCGCAACCCTTTCCGCGGTCTGCAAACGGGCGGGCATCAGCAAGGGCGGTCTGATGCACCACTATCCCAGCAAAGAAGCCCTGGTGGACGCCTTCATCGCTCGCTCGGCGGATCAGTGCCTTGCCGAGACTCACTCACATCTGGCGACCATCCCGCGAGGGGAAGGTCGGCGAACCAAGGCATATGTGAACTTCACGTTGAGGGAGCCAATGATGTGCGACCCGACGGGCAGTCGCGAGGTTTCGGCCGTCATGATCGCTTTGATGCAGGGGAGGCTGACACATCATGCGATGGGCTATTACCAACGAATCGCCGATGAACTTCGCGGCGACGGCGTCTCCAAATCTCTAAGGGAATTGATCGTCACGTCGATCGACGGACTTTGGATGCAATCGGCCTTCCTGCCGCAAGATGTCGTTGCCAAGCGAGCCAATCAAGTCAGGCTGCAATTGCTTCGGATGATCCAGGCGGAAACAAAACCGATGGATCAGTGA
- a CDS encoding S8 family peptidase: MRRPLRAEPLEARRLLAAGITNDCESPFAEVSILSDGLVSQTDAGSSRSTAADIGAIDGAVQLSGSLNWFDRVDTIGFTVQRDAQVHIELSNLNRDADIALTDAGGRLLAYSTRAGRGDEVISASLDSGDYFVVVVAQSYRSTRYQLSIDATLNANPAPIQEVDASLPESLASVAYFGGTREWNLNAIDAPEAWAAGYTGAGITVAVVDSGVDLDHPDLVSNLFVNTGEIAGNGIDDDGNGFIDDVHGFDFADGDADPNDVNGHGTHVAGTIAAANNGFGATGVAPDAKILPVRVLNANGSGNTFDVAAGIRYAADLGANIINLSLGGGYSRAIESAIDYARAAGSFIVAAAGNESSSTPGYPARFSAALENVISVGAYSSSGSLAGFSNDVGSSVAVQVDAPGVGIFSTYVGGRYATLSGTSMAAPHVAGLAALTLSANPDLTTRELRDLLASGTVGRAAGSDAIGNVTATTTVAYAAAGVRGDQLGFRSSSSASGGFETSARVRTTSNIDVIGQTLSRKTTFEDAVDEAIVQINDTAENHERRLLVSHTPDRETEASPVVIDDVMDPSRSSTESDTIGLEGLS; the protein is encoded by the coding sequence ATGCGCCGTCCCTTGCGAGCCGAGCCCTTGGAAGCACGCCGACTGTTGGCCGCCGGCATCACCAACGATTGTGAATCGCCCTTCGCGGAAGTGTCGATCCTTTCCGATGGGCTCGTTTCGCAAACCGATGCAGGGTCATCGCGTTCGACCGCTGCCGACATCGGGGCGATCGATGGAGCCGTCCAATTGTCGGGTTCGTTGAATTGGTTTGATCGCGTCGACACGATCGGTTTCACGGTCCAGCGCGATGCACAGGTTCACATCGAACTGTCGAACCTCAATCGCGATGCCGATATCGCATTGACAGACGCAGGCGGCCGCCTTTTGGCGTATTCAACTCGCGCCGGCCGCGGTGACGAAGTGATTTCAGCTTCGCTGGATTCCGGTGACTATTTCGTTGTTGTCGTTGCTCAATCGTATCGGTCGACCCGTTACCAACTGTCGATCGATGCGACGTTGAATGCGAACCCCGCTCCGATTCAAGAAGTCGACGCAAGCCTTCCCGAATCGCTCGCCAGCGTCGCATATTTTGGCGGCACGCGCGAATGGAATTTGAACGCGATCGATGCTCCGGAAGCTTGGGCGGCCGGCTATACCGGCGCCGGCATCACCGTCGCCGTCGTTGATTCTGGCGTCGATCTGGATCATCCCGACTTAGTCAGCAATCTGTTCGTCAACACCGGCGAGATCGCGGGTAATGGAATCGACGATGACGGAAACGGATTCATCGATGATGTTCACGGTTTCGATTTCGCCGATGGCGACGCGGACCCCAACGATGTAAATGGACACGGCACCCACGTGGCTGGAACCATCGCAGCCGCCAATAATGGATTCGGCGCAACCGGAGTCGCACCCGACGCGAAGATTCTTCCGGTTCGTGTGCTGAATGCGAACGGGTCGGGCAACACTTTCGATGTCGCCGCCGGAATTCGATACGCCGCCGACTTGGGCGCGAATATCATCAATCTCAGTCTTGGCGGAGGATACAGTCGGGCGATCGAATCGGCGATCGACTACGCTCGCGCGGCGGGTTCGTTTATCGTTGCGGCCGCCGGCAACGAATCGTCGTCGACGCCCGGGTACCCGGCACGGTTTAGCGCCGCTCTTGAAAACGTCATTTCGGTCGGTGCCTACAGTTCGTCCGGATCGTTGGCCGGATTCAGCAACGATGTCGGCAGCAGCGTAGCCGTCCAAGTCGATGCACCGGGTGTCGGCATCTTCAGCACGTATGTCGGTGGTCGATATGCGACGCTTAGCGGGACCAGCATGGCGGCGCCCCACGTCGCCGGACTTGCGGCGCTGACCCTCTCAGCGAACCCCGATCTGACGACGCGTGAACTTCGCGATCTGCTGGCGTCAGGCACAGTCGGTCGCGCAGCCGGATCGGACGCGATTGGCAACGTGACCGCGACAACGACGGTCGCCTACGCAGCGGCCGGCGTTCGCGGTGACCAACTCGGATTCCGAAGCAGTTCATCCGCAAGCGGCGGATTCGAAACGTCCGCCCGCGTGCGTACCACTTCGAACATCGATGTGATTGGACAAACGTTGTCGCGAAAGACGACCTTCGAAGATGCTGTGGACGAAGCGATTGTCCAAATCAACGATACGGCTGAGAACCACGAACGTCGTTTGCTGGTCAGCCACACGCCGGACCGCGAAACGGAGGCCTCGCCCGTCGTTATCGACGACGTGATGGATCCGTCACGATCGTCGACCGAAAGCGACACGATTGGACTCGAAGGCTTGAGCTGA
- a CDS encoding DUF1223 domain-containing protein, which translates to MRFRNLQPRKLCTGLIYACLAFLASPAIADEGAGRPSSGAAKGFAVVELFTSQGCSSCPPADATLRQIVESAAHAEFPVYALSFHVDYWNRLGWTDPYSDAAYSDRQRWYASTRKSTRVYTPQMVVGGTEEFNGSNRLKAHQAIARSFERPSTAGVALTARHNASKRRVEVSYQLDGKFDDKLLNIAIIQNAVANVVPSGENAGRKLSHSHVVCAFKTLSIEKAQGTTGLALPVDFSMKSSQVIGYIQDPKTLEITGASAVDLAVD; encoded by the coding sequence ATGCGATTTCGGAATCTCCAGCCCCGCAAGCTTTGCACTGGCTTGATCTATGCCTGTTTGGCGTTTCTGGCGTCGCCGGCCATCGCGGATGAAGGCGCGGGACGTCCATCAAGTGGCGCTGCGAAAGGTTTCGCCGTTGTCGAGCTCTTCACGTCGCAGGGATGTAGCAGTTGCCCGCCCGCGGACGCGACGCTGCGGCAAATCGTCGAGTCCGCCGCCCATGCCGAGTTTCCCGTCTACGCACTCTCATTTCATGTCGACTACTGGAACCGACTCGGATGGACCGATCCGTACAGCGACGCCGCCTATTCCGATCGCCAAAGGTGGTATGCATCGACCCGCAAGAGTACTCGCGTGTATACGCCGCAAATGGTTGTCGGTGGCACGGAAGAATTCAACGGCTCGAATCGATTGAAAGCCCATCAAGCGATCGCCCGCTCGTTCGAGCGACCATCGACCGCTGGGGTGGCGCTGACCGCCCGTCACAATGCATCCAAGCGTCGCGTCGAGGTGTCGTACCAACTGGACGGAAAATTCGACGACAAACTGCTCAACATTGCTATCATTCAAAATGCTGTCGCCAACGTGGTTCCCTCTGGTGAAAACGCCGGCCGCAAGCTATCCCACTCCCATGTTGTTTGCGCCTTCAAGACTCTGTCGATTGAAAAGGCTCAAGGTACGACAGGACTAGCTCTTCCCGTTGACTTCAGCATGAAGAGTTCTCAAGTCATCGGTTATATCCAAGATCCGAAGACTCTTGAAATCACCGGCGCATCGGCGGTGGATTTGGCCGTCGACTGA
- a CDS encoding peroxiredoxin-like family protein, with product MCQDQTRPTLATQLDEVAAGAAKRFPAEVLSTFKDGIKNVKATGIEANAIQVGDLAIDAELTGWDGNTIKLSELWKSGPVVLMWYRGGWCPYCNLQLRAMQKELSAIEGAGARLVVLTPELPEKAKETAERNGLAMIALHDKDNELAKQYGIAFDLPPAIIPMYRDKLKLGSFNGNDKMELPLSATYVIDSSGKITYAFLDADYTKRAEPTEVMAAVKAL from the coding sequence ATGTGCCAGGATCAAACGAGGCCGACGTTGGCGACCCAACTGGACGAAGTCGCCGCGGGTGCTGCGAAGCGATTTCCCGCGGAAGTTTTGTCAACGTTCAAAGACGGAATCAAGAATGTCAAAGCGACGGGAATCGAAGCGAACGCAATCCAAGTCGGCGATTTGGCGATCGATGCCGAGCTGACCGGATGGGACGGCAATACGATCAAGCTGAGCGAGTTGTGGAAATCCGGCCCCGTCGTTTTGATGTGGTATCGCGGCGGTTGGTGCCCCTATTGCAACCTCCAGCTTCGTGCGATGCAGAAAGAGCTTTCTGCGATCGAAGGTGCGGGTGCAAGATTAGTCGTTTTGACGCCGGAGCTTCCCGAAAAGGCAAAGGAAACGGCCGAGAGAAACGGCTTGGCAATGATCGCGTTGCATGACAAAGACAACGAATTGGCCAAGCAGTATGGAATCGCCTTTGACTTGCCGCCCGCCATCATTCCCATGTATCGCGACAAACTGAAATTGGGATCGTTCAACGGGAACGATAAGATGGAATTGCCTCTGTCGGCCACCTACGTGATCGATTCGTCGGGAAAGATCACGTATGCGTTTCTGGACGCGGACTACACGAAACGCGCCGAACCCACGGAAGTGATGGCAGCCGTGAAGGCACTGTGA